From the Coregonus clupeaformis isolate EN_2021a unplaced genomic scaffold, ASM2061545v1 scaf0131, whole genome shotgun sequence genome, the window tgaagcaaTGTCAGGACAATAACTGTTAGTAGGGAGCTTCATTaattgggtttccatggccgagtagctgcacacaggcctaagatcaccatgcgcaatgccaagtgtcggctggagtggtgtaaaggtcgccaccattggactctggagcagtggaaatgtccctctctggagtgatgaatcacgctttaccatctggtagtccaacggacgaatctgggtttggcaaatgccaggagaacactacctgcccaaatgcatagtgccaactgtaaagtttggtggaggaggaataatggtctggggctgtttttcatggttctggctaggcccattagttccagtgaagggaaatcttaaacgctacagcatacaatgacattctagacgattctgtgcttccaactttgtggcaacagtttggggaaggccctttcttgtttcagcatgacaatgcccccgtgcacaaagggaggtccatacagaaatggtttgttgagatcggtgtggaagaacttgactggcctgcacagagccctgacctcaaaccccattgaacacctttgagaggaattggaacgctgactgagagccaggcctaatcgcccaatatcagtgcccgacctcactaatgctcttgtggctgaatggaagcaagtcccgcagcaatgttccaacatctagtggaaagcctttccagaagagtggaggctgttatagcagcaaaggggggaccaattccatattaattcccatgattttggaatgagatgttcgacgagccagtgtccacatacttttggccatgtcgTATACCAATCAGTACACAAATACTGCAGAGGAAGAATGGTTGGTTTAATAAAGAATGGTTCAAAGTTATGTTTGTGAGTATCTAGTGGTGATCATGGCCGATTACAGCAATCCAGCAATAACTGCATTTCAACAGAGTTATAGAGAAGTaagatcttcatttgatcaccctgttgcaggagaactttcctggaATGCATGACATtcaaaacttgtagtgtatttgaggtttaaaaaagcTTATGGAGTTTGTAATTTCCtttttgaaatttcagacttgattttcccataTGAAAAATgtgtcaacccctacaaaaatgtccattaattataatccacagaataatttacatttcctgtATGTGCATTAAGTCGAGGGTTACTAGGTCTGGATGGACTTGATATCACGAGATGTAAAACATCAGAACAGGAATCATTCACTCTGCGTTTAAATATGGTGCTGTTACACACTTTATCACAAGGCAGAAGGAGACGGGCAGAAAACACTAGGATTAACGGTTAATTAGCAGTTACGAAACATTGCAAAGACCACacatcttcctcatcctcctcgcTGCTGGTCTTTCTTCCCTgggttgtgttgtattgtggaagGTCTGTGTGTTGCTAGGTGGCTGTGTGTTGCTAGGTGGCTGTGTGTTGCTAGGTGGCTGTGTGTTGCTGGGTGGCTGTGTGTTGCTGGGTGGCTGTGTGTTGCTAGGTGGCTGTGTGTTGCTGGGTGGCTGTGTGTTGCTGGGTGGCTGTGTGTTGCTGGGTGGCTGTGTGTTGCTAGGTGGCTGTGTGTTGCTGGGTGGCTGTGTTTTCCTGGCTGACTTTGTGCTGCGGGGCAGGTTGTCAATGAGCTCGTAGAgggtgaagatgctgaaggagaTCTCATCATAAGCCGTGCTGGTGCCACACTCAAACAGACACGCGAAGGCCACGGCCGACGGGGCCCCAGCTGAGGGTAGCTCCAGGTAGGCCAGGTCAGAGTAGGCACTGGGGCCCTCGTAGATCACCCACGGGCCAGACCAGCTGTCCGGGTCACGGGGGAACAGGCTGAGGTACACCCCCAGGTCCTTCCGCACGTTGGTCCACGTCGGGTGGGAGTACACCACCCAGGTGGGTGTAAGGAAATTCTGTGGGGAGCTGGGAGGGGGAGTGGCAGTGGTGGTGGGTGGGGAGGAGTCACCAGACTTAGCCGCGAAGGATGTCCAGTGTCTGGCGCGGGTTGGTGGCCGAGGGCGGAGGTTGAGGTGTAGGGGGGCAGGGAACCCCACTACACTACCGTGGCAGCCATTACGGGGCTCTGTGAGCCGCTGAACCAGCTGTCCATCCTGGAAGACAGCTCCGTCATCCAGACTGAGGGCCTGAACCCTGCAGCCCAGGGGGCTCCGAGCATTACAGTACAGCACGTTGGTCCCATCCTCCTGATCCACAGACACCATCTGGCATTCCACGCTCTCTGGCCCTGGCACCGCCTCTCCAAAGCGCCACGTCCGCCCGTGGGTGTCGCTATGGAAACAGAAAGCGTGGGGCGTGGTCAGGCACATCTGGCCGAAGCACTCCTTGCAGTCGATATGGTAGGCATATGCTGGCATCAGCAGACGGCCTGACTTGAGCTGGATGCCGTGTCCCGGGCCCAGGGCGAAGGTGGCCCAGTCTGAGGAGGGGAAACACAACCAGAACCACAACAACAACCAGAGAGATATGACACCATGTGATataaacacatacttcaccataaAACACAGAACTTCATAACCTCATGAGATCAACCTGCCTGCTGTGACCTTGTCTCACCTTTGATGGTGTCTCCTATGACCCTCTTGGTGAGGTCGGTGGCAGGGCTCCATGTGTTGCCCTGGTCGTTACTGGAGATGAAGCAGAGGCGCGTTACATTCTTACCCGTCACCAGCTGGTAGGACTCGGAGGTGTGGCCCAGCACAGCGATGAAGAACAGGAAGAGGGTGCCTGTGAACTCGTCATACAGCGGGCACGGGTTCATCGACCGGTGGCCTGTCAACTGAGCCGTGCCCAGAACACGCATGTCCTCCCActgagaagggagggtagagacagggagggagggtagagacagggagggtagagacagggagggagggtagagacagggagggagggtggagacagggagggagggtagagacagggagggagggtagagacagggagggagggtagagacagggagggagggtagagacagggagggagggtagagacagggagggtagagacagggagggagggtagagacagggagggtagagacagggagggagggtagagacagggagggagggtagagacagggagggagggtagagacagggagggagggtagagacagggagggagggtagagacagggagggtagagacaggagggagggtagagacagggagggtagagacagggagggagggtagagacagggagggagggtagagacagggagggagggtagagacaggagggagggtagagacagggagggtagagacagggagggagggtagagacagggagggagggtagagacagggagggagggtagagacagggagggagggtagagacagggagggagggtagagacagggagggagggtagagacagggagggagggtagagacagggagggaaggtagagacagggagggagggtagagacagggagggagggtagagacagggagggagggtagagacagggagggaaggtagagacagggagggtagagacagggagggagggtagagacagggagggtagagacagggagggagggtagagacagggagggtagagacaggggagggagggtagagacagggagggtagagacagggagggagggtagagacagggagggagggtagagaca encodes:
- the neu4 gene encoding sialidase-4, whose translation is MRSSPYFPARSVLFRKEANGVTYRVPALLYLSRSNSFLAFCEERLSPSDAQAHLLVMRKGTFYRNYVEWEDMRVLGTAQLTGHRSMNPCPLYDEFTGTLFLFFIAVLGHTSESYQLVTGKNVTRLCFISSNDQGNTWSPATDLTKRVIGDTIKDWATFALGPGHGIQLKSGRLLMPAYAYHIDCKECFGQMCLTTPHAFCFHSDTHGRTWRFGEAVPGPESVECQMVSVDQEDGTNVLYCNARSPLGCRVQALSLDDGAVFQDGQLVQRLTEPRNGCHGSVVGFPAPLHLNLRPRPPTRARHWTSFAAKSGDSSPPTTTATPPPSSPQNFLTPTWVVYSHPTWTNVRKDLGVYLSLFPRDPDSWSGPWVIYEGPSAYSDLAYLELPSAGAPSAVAFACLFECGTSTAYDEISFSIFTLYELIDNLPRSTKSARKTQPPSNTQPPSNTQPPSNTQPPSNTQPPSNTQPPSNTQPPSNTQPPSNTQPPSNTQPPSNTQPPSNTQTFHNTTQPREERPAARRMRKMCGLCNVS